A DNA window from Ficedula albicollis isolate OC2 chromosome 1, FicAlb1.5, whole genome shotgun sequence contains the following coding sequences:
- the TMEM139 gene encoding transmembrane protein 139 — protein sequence MWLETRWKNIRQTLLLLFTAALLIGVTMLAISSNINPVGYFFLGVGGVCLVGYLLSVFVECYLRNQHRHDANEVPPSRQSHAGVNAAYEAPTYEEVMTMSAPPIWTTTSNPGSVPSPLSEPPPYSVVIESSAQQEMMVEALWGPVPAGTMHTSEADTGSRTQLQLVLPPRLQRFVSDIHEEKDVEERFEPLEPLTPPPAYDTAISDEVFEDAHQPSALGLISPPTNTEPNPHPNAGCS from the exons ATGTGGCTAGAGACACGCTGGAAGAACATCCGCCAAACCTTGCTGCTTCTGTTCACCGCTGCTCTGCTCATCGGGGTCACCATGCTGGCCATCTCCTCTAACATCAACCCAGTAGGCTACTTCTTCCTCGGGGTAGGGGGAGTGTGCCTCGTTGGCTATTTGCTGAGTGTGTTTGTCGAGTGTTACCTGAGGAATCAGCACCGGCATGACGCAAACGAAGTGCCTCCAAGCAGGCAGAGCCACGCAGG GGTGAATGCTGCCTATGAAGCACCCACCTATGAGGAGGTGATGACCATGTCAGCTCCGCCAATATGGACAACTACATCCAACCCAGGCTCCGTGCCCTCGCCGCTGAGCGAGCCTCCCCCCTACAGCGTCGTTATTGAATCCTCTGCCCAGCAAGAGATGATGGTGGAGGCTCTCTGGGGGCCAGTGCCAGCAGGCACAATGCACACCTCTGAGGCAGACACAGGCTCCAGGAcgcagctgcagctggtgctgccccCAAGACTGCAGCGGTTTGTTTCGGACATCCATGAGGAGAAAGATGTTGAAGAGAGGTTTGAACCACTGGAGCCACTCACTCCCCCACCTGCTTACGACACTGCCATCAGTGATGAGGTGTTTGAAGATGCTCACCAGCCCTCTGCGTTAGGACTGATTTCACCTCCCACGAATACAGAACCAAACCCTCACCCCAATGCAGGATGCTCCTAG